From the genome of Chanos chanos chromosome 5, fChaCha1.1, whole genome shotgun sequence, one region includes:
- the LOC115811304 gene encoding sterile alpha motif domain-containing protein 9-like, with the protein MAGCLTRLEEWTREQVHQWLCQEVKVDQKYADLLFEQEVSGEELVCYELKHFCDLGIKHGPAVKISKRLEDLKNAQKEEEEVKSTIKDGGRTGSGCLCSLHPFDNHSEFHRYIQHYVLPPETGSGNLIDPIHEHKFLGGVNGTDKKDAFKKKLFPFAAACMNSRTNGTIHFGVADSKGTGYSHGEIIGISVEKDKIIDALNHNIESYFGYQADKAKKCIRQPRFVEVLSPDNTSSDRCVIEVDVVPSHSIVQGKIFYITDGQKKNKNTHVFIREGASTRDIKKDPKEFKRFEKNLKQLDLLREQAERRPKLKSPVFSNQGERLKNLLTCGGGALNYYDFYFIVINKSHPEQLHHLQFISKLKRFFVLDFDPESAVSGSCSKCCDSTSAIIHMANECKNVPRTLTETLQLYSQSNWMFCNGKKGSDTDPDKPLHNSEWLKSKAAKMEETISFLCNRGTLQRGRFLVIFLLLSTVEAMIDPVFDTFMSFYKFLEGSKHILSMCSSESAFGKWKDFIRTRCGIDMSRHICKLEVSEINGTILDLEKHSVTNVKLLPSGGGSSVVLQPEDEKHMTALKILCQNERENEQNHSPSEEQFHSGLKAACWDFFVSEKEKSFIKRDKYRQLKDMIRYQTKDPSSTCVMVNLFHHPGCGGTTLAMHVMWNLRKEFRCAVLKDNSVPKTEVAKQVADLMRCGKSENSVKTPVLLLVDDFEETENTQLEQSIKEIAGKICLNALIIILNCLRAKDPQDSFKKSVSESLFITAALSKDEQDAFGLKLKELKATDEKPENFYCFMAMKTNFNKAYAQNVVSFILKDFDKNSKQSQLLSILALLNSRRADASISVLLCEDFLEIKPLHWGKESVLEKMEPFSCLLLEFTGEGPEACREIRLVHQQFAAECVNQLEKTYSISRQNILRTICKWDLIFRKNMEKDDLKDSVERVLMTGQYEEEDSIFYSCIDRIILRLKDVKLNPNHHHSNTGI; encoded by the coding sequence ATGGCAGGCTGTCTCACCAGACTTGAGGAGTGGACGCGTGAACAAGTCCACCAGTGGTTATGTCAGGAGGTTAAAGTGGATCAGAAATATGCAGATCTGTTATTTGAGCAGGAAGTATCAGGTGAAGAGCTGGTCTGCTATGAACTAAAACACTTCTGCGATCTTGGCATAAAGCACGGCCCAGCAGTCAAAATTTCAAAAAGGTTGGAAGACttgaaaaatgcacaaaaagaagaagaagaagttaaATCAACAATAAAAGATGGAGGAAGGACTGGGTCTGGATGCCTGTGTAGTCTCCACCCATTTGACAATCACTCTGAATTTCACAGGTACATTCAACACTATGTTTTACCTCCAGAGACAGGTTCAGGCAACCTGATTGATCCAATCCATGAGCATAAATTCTTGGGAGGTGTAAATGGCACTGACAAAAAGGATGCATTCAAGAAAAAGTTGTTCCCGTTTGCAGCAGCATGTATGAACAGTCGGACAAATGGCACCATACACTTTGGAGTAGCAGATTCCAAAGGAACAGGTTATTCTCATGGTGAAATTATTGGAATCAGTgttgaaaaagacaaaattattGATGCCTTGAATCATAATATCGAATCATACTTTGGATACCAAGCTGACAAGGCAAAGAAATGTATCAGACAACCACGCTTTGTGGAAGTACTCAGCCCTGACAATACCTCCTCTGACAGATGTGTCATTGAGGTGGATGTAGTCCCAAGTCACAGCATAGTCCAGGGTAAGATATTTTACATAACagacggacaaaaaaaaaataaaaacactcatGTATTTATCAGGGAAGGTGCTTCAACCAGGGATATCAAGAAAGATCCTAAGGAATTCAAACGTTTTGAAAAAAACTTAAAGCAGTTGGACCTACTCAGAGAGCAGGCTGAGAGGAGGCCGAAACTGAAAAGTCCTGTCTTTAGTAACCAGGGTGAGAGGCTGAAGAATCTATTAACATGTGGAGGGGGAGCACTAAACTACTATGATTTTTACTttattgtaataaataaaagccaCCCTGAACAACTTCACCATCTTCAGTTTATCAGCAAActgaaaagattttttgttCTGGACTTTGATCCAGAGTCTGCAGTTAGTGGATCCTGTTCCAAGTGTTGCGACTCTACATCTGCAATTATTCATATGgcaaatgaatgtaaaaacgTTCCAAGAACTTTAACTGAAACTCTTCAATTGTACAGTCAGTCTAACTGGATGTTTTGCAATGGGAAAAAAGGCTCAGACACAGACCCTGACAAACCACTACATAATAGTGAATGGCTAAAGAGCAAAGCTGCCAAAATGGAAGAAACGATATCTTTTCTCTGCAATCGTGGCACACTGCAAAGAGGAAGATTCTTGGTaatatttctccttctctctactGTGGAAGCCATGATCGATCCAGTATTTGACACATTCATGAGTTTCTACAAATTTCTTGAAGGGTCCAAACACATTCTGAGTATGTGTTCATCAGAGAGTGCCTTTGGAAAATGGAAAGATTTCATCAGAACCAGGTGTGGAATTGACATGAGTAGGCACATATGTAAATTAGAGGTGAGTGAGATAAATGGAACTATATTGGATCTTGAGAAACATAGTGTAACAAATGTAAAACTTTTGCCATCAGGGGGAGGAAGCTCAGTTGTTCTGCAACCAGAGGATGAGAAACACATGACAGCTCTGAAAATCCTGTGTCAAAATGAACGTGAAAATGAGCAAAACCATTCACCATCTGAAGAACAATTCCACAGTGGGCTCAAAGCAGCGTGTTGGGACTTCTTtgtttcagagaaagaaaagtcattCATAAAACGAGACAAATATCGACAGCTCAAAGACATGATCAGATATCAAACCAAAGATCCTTCAAGCACATGTGTTATGGTGAATCTTTTTCATCACCCTGGTTGTGGAGGCACCACCTTAGCCATGCATGTGATGTGGAACCTTCGAAAAGAGTTCAGATGTGCTGTGTTAAAGGACAATAGTGTTCCAAAAACTGAAGTGGCGAAACAAGTCGCTGATTTAATGAGGTGTGGGAAGAGTGAGAATTCAGTCAAAACACCAGTCCTGCTGTTGGTGGATGACTttgaggaaacagaaaacacacagctggaacAAAGCATTAAAGAAATTGCAGGAAAAATATGTCTAAATGCCTTAATTATCATTCTGAACTGTTTGCGTGCAAAAGATCCACAAGATAGTTTCAAAAAGAGTGTAAGTGAGAGTCTGTTCATCACAGCAGCACTGTCCAAGGATGAACAAGATGCATTTGGGCTGAAACTGAAAGAACTAAAAGCAACTGATGAGAAACCTGAAAACTTTTACTGTTTCATGGCTATGAAAACCAACTTTAACAAGGCATATGCACAAAATGTTGTGTCCTTCATCTTGAAAGATTTTGATAAGAACAGCAAACAATCACAACTTCTGTCTATCCTGGCACTCCTGAACTCAAGAAGGGCTGATGCTTCCATCTCTGTTCTACTGTGTGAGGATTTCCTGGAAATTAAACCTTTACACTGGGGGAAAGAATCGGTGTTAGAGAAAATGGAACCCTTCTCATGCTTACTACTAGAGTTCACAGGCGAAGGACCAGAGGCATGCAGAGAAATCCGCTTGGTCCATCAACAGTTTGCAGCAGAGTGTGTCAATCAACTGGAGAAGACGTATAGTATCTCAAGACAAAACATATTAAGGACTATATGTAAATGGGACTTGATTTTTaggaaaaacatggaaaaagatGACTTAAAAGACTCAGTGGAGAGGGTGCTCATGACAGGACAATATGAGGAAGAAGATTCGATATTTTACAGCTGCATAGATAGGATCATCCTCAGATTAAAGGATGTTAAACTAAATCCAAATCATCATCACAGCAACACTGGTATTTGA